TACAGCTGACtccaaaaaacttaaaatgaagATCTGGTATAGAAATTTTATTACAATATACTTGTTCCGTATACCCTCATGAAGCTTTATTCAACAGGTATAGAATACCATATAATCCTTTTGTTACAGAATAAATAGCAAATCTAGACTTTGACCATGAATAACTGGTGAGATCAGTTTTACAAAAACTCTGTGATTCTACACATTGTAAAAAAGTTTGGCAGCTGGATTATACTTTATGATGAGTATTATCATATGAAATTAGTTGCCTAGTTGGCATCATTGCtaacaattttcatataaatcCTGTATTTGAAAAGCATTGCATAGCAACAAAATAACTCAATTTTACATCTCTTTGCCTCAAATGACATGCAATAATAAGTTGAGACATAGCTATCTTATTTGCTATAAATGTAACCTAACCACTACAATATCAGCTAAACTTCATGATGTTAGAAATGGGAAAACGATATTCATTGCTAACAACAATGATTACAATCCTAGCACCTGTAATACTAGGTAGGCTACAGATGGCGCtcatcaaaactcaaaagttaaTTAAAGGAAGTACGCTACTCGCAaaggttaaaataaaaacagtAGACAAATTCAAACAAGTGCAACAAAACTAACTAAATCTACACAAGAAACAATACAGATTATCGCAGCATGCACAGAACAGATTATATTGATTCTAAGTTTAACTGTTTCAGTAAACTTACTTTTGTGTTGTTCTTTTGTTCCACTCCATAACCCTTGACGTATAAATATCCCATCCCATTGTAAGCTGAATAAAGTTGCTGTTTGGATGCTAGGGTGAGCCATTCAAGAGCCTTTGTGTAGTTACGCTTGACTCCGGCACCTCTTGCATAAATTTCCCCGAGAAGCTCCATGGACCGAGGTTCACCCTTATCCACAGCCTTCGAAAACCACGACAATGCCTTGGCATGATCACGCCTCACTCCTCTTAATCCAAAGTAGTAAAATATGCCAATCCTATACATAGCCACAGAATTTCCTTTCTGGGCTTGGTATTCCAAGATCTGGAAGTCCTCATCTTCCTCCCCTCTGGATTTCCTGAGAGCCTCTTTGTTCTCCTCTGCTCCACTGTGAATTCTAACTGGCTCAATTACTGGAGAGTCTCTTGAGATCAGGAAACTATTAACAGCTGCTTCAGCTAGCTCCGCATACAATAATACTGCTTTCTCATATAGCTGCAACAATGACCTCAAATCATGTATCAAAATAGAAATAACTGAAGTGCATTCAGGAACCGGCATATCATAAACCAATTACATACTGGCAACGCTATTATTCCTCGAAAGtcacataatcacataaatCCAAAAGGTTAATTTTCCCACAAACCCAATCCCGCCTGCAGCCCACACTATACTGCTGCAGAGCTCAGGTAAGAAGTCATCCAGTGTACAGCTCAAATGGTTCTCCGTTAGGGATTTAACCCGGCATACTTTCCAAATACCCCCATCTCCAAAACCAACAATATTGCaaattacaaacataataaACATGTCTACACATGAGCAGATAACTGCCTAAGgtcaataattatatagttcaGTGCTCAAACTCATATGAAGCTGAAAGATCACTACAATAAGGATAAAAATACATACAGACACCCAAATCATAAGCACATGTCTACATATGAACATTGCACCAGAAGGCGATAAGCCACTAATCAAAAGTCAGTAACTCTAGTTCACCAATGGTAACTTAAAGGAATCACCACAAGTAGACAAATATCTACACACAAGTATGGCATATATACTGAAACAGAGATGGTTTGCGTGTGTGAAGCAGATGTATACCTAAGTTTACCAAAATCAATGTACTTACCTTACACTTAGAGATGGGTCGGGATCCTAAGCTTATCCTTACACTATTTGAATACTCTCATAAACCATCTTCCTTAAAGGAAGCCTAAGGTAGTTGCAGGTTCATTTTCCTTCTCTTCTATATAACGAGTAGCATTCCTACTTTGAGTAGGATTTAGAAATATTCAAACTTGTGATTCTAGAAGTCTCCATTtatttaggtaaaaaaaaaaagggttataTCAAGGTCATTAATTTCTTTCTAGTCCACTAAGAACTTTTTTTCTCAACTAAGGCTTATCTTTCTATGCAAGTCCGTCAATCGCATATATGTAATCTAGCTACAATTACGTCTCCGTAATAGTGACATCGTGACTGGTACATGCTACTAGTTTAACTTAACAATTCTAGTTTACTACGAGCAACTTATATTCAAAGATAACGCGCATTAAATAAGCAAACAAAAACCACGAAACTACCTCTTGTCGAGAATACGTATAAGCTAACGCCATTTTCGACTGCATATTCCCTCCCTGACTTGCGAAATAATGATACATAAAAGCCTTACCACCATTCTTCTCTTTCCCAATCCCATAATTATACAAAAACCCTAACAAAGACAGCACATTTGGATCACCGCTTTTCTCGGCCATTTTCTCAATCTCCACCGCCACGTCATCAACCCTCACACTACTTTCACCACCGCCACTAACCGCCTCAACTAACTTCCTAACAActaaataataatcattatcattattctcattattattaatttcgatattaatattattattaggttCGAAAATAGGACGCCACGTGCCAGGATCTAATTCGTCGTCGGATTTGTTATCTGATTCGCCAAACTCGTCCCAATCGGTGACGGAATTCGGGTCTTCCTCGGTGATTGCTGACGTGTCGTCGATCGGACCGTCTTTTAGATCGTCTTGTGATAAGACGAGCACAAATGGACGGGCGGATGTTACTGTTACGGTTGTTGTCAGGATGAAGAAGGCCATTAATAGTGTTGTTGCGATTAGGTTGTTCGGTGGTTTACGACGGTTTAGCATTTTTTCCGGTGGTGGTGATTGTTTGTTAGTTAGTTAGTTGTGGTTAATGTATTTTGGTGGTCAAAGTTTATCTACTGGTTCTAAGTTAATTTTTGTAtctatttaaaagttttaatttatttatgatatgatatgattttttgtatataaatctaacaaaaatatataatttcaatGTAGCGTAAATTCTTTAAGGGTTGTTTACGTCGACAATGATGAAGTGATCCAATGGCAGCGTGACACATCAACAAACGGGAGAAGACACACGAAGACAAAATGTTAGCCATAAGCTTAAGCATTTCTAATTACCTTAAACTCCAATGTTTAAGAGCTAAAATGAGTTTAGAGTTAAACCAATTAGCTTAAATGTTTTAAGCCCTTATGTGTAGTGTGGTGATATTCGTATCACAAaaaatttattgatttattatattaaatgtaTTGACATTCTTTAAAGTTaattacaacattattaataaagTTGATGATCTTAgtcattgaattaaaatcaaataagattttaaaattattatataatcttaacttttgattttgattcaaaggttAAAATCCTTACAATTTTACTAGCAAATTTAAAGTAACCTTAGAAGATTCTCATTCATATTAAACACTTGTGTAAGGATAGATTCTCTAAAGTTCAaacaactttataggtaaagttaagataatcttgaccattggattaaaataaaCTGTTAAGAATCAAAGATGacattttaatcttaatcattGATATAGATCCAATGGTTATAATTCATCAACTTCACTTATAAAGTTCGAGGATCTCAATGCCTCGTGTAGTGTGCTAAATCAAATTAATAATAAGCTAATACTCATATTTTTTCaatagaatttaaaaaaaaaagttaaatggaCTAAAAAAGTTATACTTTCAATATCAAAAGGTTACCTTTTAAATTTCATGGTAAATTAACAACTACTTTATACACCTTACATACAATCCATAAGACCGTATTTAACaaaattcatgtttttattaCATTCTACATATATGGAGGTAAGTTgagtatttttataatttataagttatatataatagatgttcgtgtaatttaatattatgagTAAAATGATAtgacattttcaaaaaaaataaacagtAAATAAATGAATTTGTGTCCAATTATATATACGTATACATAAGTTTAAATTTTAGTAAATCTACTAGTCATTTTACCGCGTGTTGTTGTGGAACACGATATTTACACTACAAAGTTTTGgatattaacaatatataacaatattagtgtaatataaatatagttatGTCAAATTTTCAAAcccaaatttaaaagaaaacaacaaaacatGTAACAATGCAATAACATAtctgaaataataaaatatattaaaatatataacaaaataataactttATTGATGTAGATGATGACATTTTGACAATGACTGATGTAATACAATCCttattttaaatgttacatAACGTAAGatgtaattataaaaattattggaaaaatgttaggtaaagcatgtAGTACCTATTTTAGGTAAAGTAGAGGGAATTATGTAAAGTTTAGGGGGGAATTATGTAAATTTTAGGGGGGAttttgtatgtttatcaaattcaaaagtttaatttgtaactttttttaacatgaCAGTATCTAAGATAGGTAAAGCGGTGCAGTACGAATTATTTTctcaaaattattatatattaaagaatGCTACATATAATGAAACataataaattaatcaaaactgaATGTTTAAAGCTAAAACCGTAAAGTGTCGACATAAATACGAGAATCTAAAATTTTGTGTCAAAAAGCtgaaaataaaaactttcaTGAAAGAAGTTAATATACGATAACAATTTTAAGGAGAAAATTGAGAAAATCTTGGAGCATGATGAACTTATGGTGGAAGAACTTTAtacatacatttaaaaaaaaaaaaaaaaaagttaaaagttaaacaaACATGCTCTTTATGTGccaaaaacattacattttagGTTGTTGTAGAAAGATCTTCtattacataaataaaacaaaattatttttaaaattttttttatatatggcATGACAACATTTTttctaaactattttttaaatatatataatgccataatcatttttgttttcttttaatatatttttttattaggcCTTATgtatctcattttttttttatatcatttgtctaaccttaatttatttatttttaattaatatgaaaaataatcgACTTTATcttaactatttatttttaaatccatatctaccattgatttatCGTAATTCTTTTACCCTTTCATCACCTTAAtcggttttatatattaatgttcatctttataaatatgttgttatctccatatcaaattataatgtatcgacaacatattacatacacatttctatatactttttggttttaactttttaattaaacgGTCCGGGTTGAACCGGGTTCATTAGCTAGTTCGTTGCCAAATTTACATTTACCGTCTATACGATCCATCATCACCACCCATCATTAATTCTTACATAATAACAATTCGATCAACACATAAGTACGTATCCACAAACTTCCTTGACCACCTAGCTTATTGGTTAAAAGCACTTTTAATTTCtcaaatgaaaaaatgaatatTATTAAATACTAGTTATAGACAATTGTGGAAGATAACTTTTGAAGTTAGTTAGCCAAAAGAGgaagaaacaaaatatatattttatataaattctaaagGAAGCATGCTTGGGGAGAGTTTAAGGTCTAACCTGTTAGTTAGGTTTGAAAGGTGATCCAGACCTAATACAAACTACACATCTTTACGTATTCTAACTACATTACCAACCTCACATCATCTATCACTACTatctatttttcctttttttttctttcccattCATTTTAATTACTTTAATTATGTATACAATCAAATGCTATGTATGCATGCATACATAAGTTAGTGACAAAGAGTGGGAAATATATTTATCataccgtatatatatatatacacatatttataaattaattaaagtgaTCAATATTTTATCCGGCCGCACAACGACTACAATTAACTATACAAATTGGAGGAAATTAAATAGCTCACTACATGTATGGGTACATGCTTAGAACATATAAATGCAATTAATCTAGCTTTACAATAAAATGTACGttagattattaataaaaatttggaACTAAAGAATCCTATAAAATCTTTCTATTTATCCTTTGAATTactcatatatatttgttaatttgtCCAGTCAGATTGAAAGACAGACCCCGAAGAGCCTTCTTTAGCGAAGGAAAGGGGCATTCAGGCCGGGAAAGCGACAAGTCGTTTACGGGGAAGCTTCATTTTATTTCAAATCACAAATTCATTGAGCAAGCTTCATTTTATTTCAAATCAACATATTCACTGAGTAATTCCTTTGGATGAGACGAGTCTTTTCAACtaatatgtacatgtatatatatgtaaagatgtatgcatatatacatTCATGTAAATGTACGTGTATGTCATACGTGTCTGTGTGTCTCATGGATATAGATTGATCAGGAAGGGAGCATGCATGCGCgcatatatgtattatgtatatacacacatatgtgtgtatatatatatattcatcttttatatatgtgCACGTGTGTTGTGTTAGTATTACATATCCCAACAATCTTGTGGAATTACATTTCAGTAGTCTACCTAATTAATTACGGCCGCCTAAtttaacatattattttttctcAATACTGGTGcggcccatatatatatacttgatgaATATGAGAGTGATGAATTGTATAGATATAACGTACGTACAGAATTAcagtattaaatatattaaataatattattatatatatatatgtaaagtttAATTTTGGGtacctaattaattaatataaagtttCAACCAAATATATACATCTAACCTGAACTTAAGAATATGGCGAGAATAACAGTAAATACCACTTTTGTGTATGGAAAATCCATAAAATCAGATGTGTGTTTTATATTAGTATCATTAATTAAATGTTTCGCCTAGATCGAAATAATCATACTTTTTGTCTTAATTATGTATCAATCTTGGATTCGTTTGCATCAACTTTATGGATCTACATTCTTTATGAATTAACGTTTTTTTAGATATATGCAAATATGTATCAAGTTAAAGAATTTGAGATGCAAAGAAGTATTCTTGCGGCCTTACcgttcttatattaataaagttataaagaACTACAAATCAAGACGATTTATGAAGGCATAACATTCTTTGTACGTAATACAATATAATTGAGCATGCACAAGCACATCTACTCTAGATCGACCTCTCcaaattaaatatcttttttttgcCTCTTTGTAATACAAGCTAGGTTGTAATCAAATCTGTATAGTATTTCATGactaattttgttaattttaccAATCAAC
The Erigeron canadensis isolate Cc75 chromosome 2, C_canadensis_v1, whole genome shotgun sequence DNA segment above includes these coding regions:
- the LOC122588602 gene encoding ERAD-associated E3 ubiquitin-protein ligase component HRD3A-like, yielding MLNRRKPPNNLIATTLLMAFFILTTTVTVTSARPFVLVLSQDDLKDGPIDDTSAITEEDPNSVTDWDEFGESDNKSDDELDPGTWRPIFEPNNNINIEINNNENNDNDYYLVVRKLVEAVSGGGESSVRVDDVAVEIEKMAEKSGDPNVLSLLGFLYNYGIGKEKNGGKAFMYHYFASQGGNMQSKMALAYTYSRQELYEKAVLLYAELAEAAVNSFLISRDSPVIEPVRIHSGAEENKEALRKSRGEEDEDFQILEYQAQKGNSVAMYRIGIFYYFGLRGVRRDHAKALSWFSKAVDKGEPRSMELLGEIYARGAGVKRNYTKALEWLTLASKQQLYSAYNGMGYLYVKGYGVEQKNNTKAKEYFEKAAENEEAGGHYNLGVMYLKGIGVKKDVKLACKYFIVAANAGQPKAFYQLAKMFHTGIGLKKNLPMATSLYKLVAERGPWSSLSRWALESYLKGEVGKAFLLYSRMAELGYEVAQSNAAWILDKYGELSMCMGESGLCTDAERHQRAHSLWWQASEQGNEHAALLIGDAYYYGRGTERDYDRAADAYMHAKSQSNAQAMFNLGYMHEHGQGLPLDLHLAKRYYDQALEIDSTAKLPVMLALASLWVRRNYANSFLVDLIDSLPDVYPKVDNWIKNVVMEEGNATILTLFVCLLTVLYLRERQRRQAVPAAGLAPPPGPNDNIIN